One genomic region from Nymphalis io chromosome 18, ilAglIoxx1.1, whole genome shotgun sequence encodes:
- the LOC126775286 gene encoding flotillin-2 isoform X4, with protein MLKRTLTVEEVYKDRDQFAGLVREVAAPDVGRMGIEILSFTIKDVYDDVQYLASLGKAQTAVVKRDADIGVAQANRDAGIREAECEKSAMDVKYSMDTRIEDNTRLFKLQKAQFDQEINTAKAEAALAYELQAAKIKQKIRNEEIQIEVVERRKQIEVEQQEIMRREEELMATVRLPAEAEAYRLQTIAEGKRTQTVEAAKADAERIKVLGLAEATAIGDVGKADAERMLAKAKVYKQYGDAAIMALVLEALPKIAAEVSAPLAKTDEIVLVGDNGATGEVARLAGGIPPALRTLTGLDITQVLKRLHPSTEESSLASTTSKKKEVTAC; from the exons atgttaaaaa GAACGCTTACAGTCGAAGAGGTGTACAAGGACAGAGACCAGTTCGCGGGTCTGGTTCGAGAGGTGGCGGCGCCGGACGTAGGTCGGATGGGCATCGAAATACTCTCCTTCACGATCAAGGACGTATACGATGACGTCCAGTACCTGGCAAGTTTGGGGAAGGCGCAGACGGCCGTCGTGAAGCGAGACGCTGACATTGGCGTCGCACAAGCGAACAGGGATGCCGGTATACGA GAAGCAGAGTGCGAAAAAAGTGCGATGGACGTAAAGTATTCGATGGATACAAGAATAGAAGACAACACGAGGCTCTTCAAGTTACAAAAAGCACAGTTCGACCAAGAAATAAACACTGCT AAAGCCGAAGCCGCTTTAGCGTACGAACTGCAGGCTGcgaaaatcaaacaaaaaatacgaaACGAAGAGATACAGATCGAGGTCGTGGAGAGACGCAAGCAAATTGAG gtgGAGCAACAAGAAATCATGCGACGTGAGGAAGAGCTGATGGCGACGGTGCGGCTACCAGCCGAAGCGGAAGCTTATCGTTTGCAAACGATTGCCGAAGGAAAACG AACTCAAACGGTGGAAGCTGCTAAAGCCGATGCCGAGCGGATCAAGGTGCTCGGCTTAGCTGAAGCGACGGCAATCGGCGATGTCGGCAAGGCAGATGCAGAGCGGATGCTCGCTAAAGCAAAGGTCTACAAGCAGTACGGAGATGCAGCCATCATGGCTCTCGTACTCGAAGCTTTGCCAAAg ataGCGGCAGAAGTATCCGCTCCACTAGCGAAGACGGACGAGATAGTTCTCGTCGGAGACAACGGAGCGACAGGCGAGGTGGCGCGTCTGGCTGGAGGCATCCCGCCCGCACTGCGGACCCTCACCGGCCTTGACATCACGCAGGTGCTCAAGAGGCTGCATCCAAGCACAG AAGAATCCTCCCTCGCTTCTACCACTAGCAAGAAGAAGGaggtaacagcttgttaa
- the LOC126775286 gene encoding flotillin-2 isoform X3 has translation MLLLKGTLTVEEVYKDRDQFAGLVREVAAPDVGRMGIEILSFTIKDVYDDVQYLASLGKAQTAVVKRDADIGVAQANRDAGIREAECEKSAMDVKYSMDTRIEDNTRLFKLQKAQFDQEINTAKAEAALAYELQAAKIKQKIRNEEIQIEVVERRKQIEVEQQEIMRREEELMATVRLPAEAEAYRLQTIAEGKRTQTVEAAKADAERIKVLGLAEATAIGDVGKADAERMLAKAKVYKQYGDAAIMALVLEALPKIAAEVSAPLAKTDEIVLVGDNGATGEVARLAGGIPPALRTLTGLDITQVLKRLHPSTEESSLASTTSKKKEVTAC, from the exons GAACGCTTACAGTCGAAGAGGTGTACAAGGACAGAGACCAGTTCGCGGGTCTGGTTCGAGAGGTGGCGGCGCCGGACGTAGGTCGGATGGGCATCGAAATACTCTCCTTCACGATCAAGGACGTATACGATGACGTCCAGTACCTGGCAAGTTTGGGGAAGGCGCAGACGGCCGTCGTGAAGCGAGACGCTGACATTGGCGTCGCACAAGCGAACAGGGATGCCGGTATACGA GAAGCAGAGTGCGAAAAAAGTGCGATGGACGTAAAGTATTCGATGGATACAAGAATAGAAGACAACACGAGGCTCTTCAAGTTACAAAAAGCACAGTTCGACCAAGAAATAAACACTGCT AAAGCCGAAGCCGCTTTAGCGTACGAACTGCAGGCTGcgaaaatcaaacaaaaaatacgaaACGAAGAGATACAGATCGAGGTCGTGGAGAGACGCAAGCAAATTGAG gtgGAGCAACAAGAAATCATGCGACGTGAGGAAGAGCTGATGGCGACGGTGCGGCTACCAGCCGAAGCGGAAGCTTATCGTTTGCAAACGATTGCCGAAGGAAAACG AACTCAAACGGTGGAAGCTGCTAAAGCCGATGCCGAGCGGATCAAGGTGCTCGGCTTAGCTGAAGCGACGGCAATCGGCGATGTCGGCAAGGCAGATGCAGAGCGGATGCTCGCTAAAGCAAAGGTCTACAAGCAGTACGGAGATGCAGCCATCATGGCTCTCGTACTCGAAGCTTTGCCAAAg ataGCGGCAGAAGTATCCGCTCCACTAGCGAAGACGGACGAGATAGTTCTCGTCGGAGACAACGGAGCGACAGGCGAGGTGGCGCGTCTGGCTGGAGGCATCCCGCCCGCACTGCGGACCCTCACCGGCCTTGACATCACGCAGGTGCTCAAGAGGCTGCATCCAAGCACAG AAGAATCCTCCCTCGCTTCTACCACTAGCAAGAAGAAGGaggtaacagcttgttaa
- the LOC126775290 gene encoding L-asparaginase-like yields MVRVKRVLVLYAGGTFGMLKNEKGVLVPQQNIKHRIIRKLPQLHDNEYWQQNLAKTDKNDYLVLPDGKDTDNMKILYKIHEYEELKDASNFTIDDWIKMGRDIKRFYHDYDGFVVLHGTDTTAYGASMLSFMLEVIGKTIVLTGAQVPIFQPRSDGNNNFLCAILIAATLHIPEVTVFFGSKLFRGTRVKKVSNTRIYAFDSPNYPPLLEAKSTLVLNPKTLLHPPGSVPDECRLHDKLSKKVYVLKVAPTVTAEIIRVIFEGMEGVVLETYGNGNMPIKRKEIYEEIERAVKNNILVVNVTQCINGTVQEKAIYETGLLLLECGVVPAFDMTAEAAFAKLCYVLTKTELSYAEKVKLMKTNIRGELSNPNQEV; encoded by the exons atggtTCGAGTTAAGAGGGTGCTGGTTTTGTACGCGGGAGGTACTTTTGGAATGTTGAAGAATGAAAAAGGAG TTCTCGTTCCACAGCAGAACATTAAACATAGAATCATAAGAAAGCTGCCTCAACTCCACGATAATGAATACTGGCAACAAAATTTGGCCAAAACCGATAAGAATGACTACCTCGTCTTACCTG ATGGCAAAGATACAGATAATATGaagattttgtataaaattcatGAATATGAGGAATTAAAGGACGCATCGAATTTTACAATTGATGATTGGATCAAAATGGGACGGGATATTAAG cgTTTTTATCACGACTACGATGGGTTTGTGGTTCTTCATGGAACTGATACGACAGCGTACGGTGCTTCGATGCTGTCTTTTATGCTGGAGGTTATTGGCAAAACTATTGTACTTACAGGAGCACAG GTACCAATATTTCAGCCTCGTAGCGATGGTAATAACAACTTCCTATGCGCCATCTTGATAGCTGCTACGTTACACATACCTGAAGTTACAGTGTTTTTTGGATCTAAGCTATTCAGAGGGACTAG GGTAAAAAAGGTCTCTAATACTAGAATATATGCATTTGACTCTCCAAACTATCCCCCTTTGCTAGAAGCGAAATCAACTCTCGTACTAAATCCGAAGACGCTGCTTCATCCACCTGGATCTGTCCCTGATGAGTGCAGGCTACATGACAAACTATCAAAAAAGGTTTATGTCTTAAAAGTAGCTCCGACAGTAACGGCTGAGATCATTAGAGTTATATTTGAAGGCATGGAAG gTGTAGTCTTGGAAACATACGGCAACGGAAACATGCCAATTAAGCGCAAGGAGATCTATGAAGAAATAGAGCGGGcggtgaaaaataatatattagtcgTAAATGTCACGCAATGCATCAACGGCACGGTTCAAGAGAAGGCCATTTATGAGACAGGACTG TTGCTGCTGGAATGCGGCGTTGTCCCCGCCTTCGATATGACAGCCGAGGCAGCGTTCGCTAAACTATGCTACGTGCTTACAAAAACTGAACTCAGTTATGCGGAAAAAGTCAAG ttaatGAAGACAAACATACGAGGCGAATTAAGCAATCCTAACCAAGAAGTCTGa